The Juglans microcarpa x Juglans regia isolate MS1-56 chromosome 8S, Jm3101_v1.0, whole genome shotgun sequence genome has a window encoding:
- the LOC121244389 gene encoding PHD finger protein At1g33420-like, with protein MVVTGRPLKRMKRRVTADLHDFLTFPSSSSSSSSSVDCTDGLSGGPFRTRVREFLARNALLPPPSSLFPHLMTWQMLFRVGDQTDGPDSLPSVVCLDVVEEDVTRSRSLYCDQCRVVGWSGHPVCAKRFHFIIKADGSSIGGYHKPCMCCGDVLHLSESKCKSCNHVTSTDDVEDWVFNQLENTTHLLHGVVHSNGYGHLLRVNGREGGSRVLSGCHIMDFWDRLCKLLGVRKVSVMDVSKKYGLEYRLLHAITKGGPWYGEWGYEFGAGSFALTFDAYKMAVESLSSLPLSIFLSQGQELCTRLQDMISHYQSFAKCKLVNIRDLFCFLMRMIHDAHKSSSGVDDISCKKSRACTSAVLWSFTGSDIERVEEAMFRVLRAVSGSNWVSCRALRGAICKVGPPELLDYCLGKLGGKFAADGIVVKARCNPESGALEYRLEPVCDSMGEMTGCNDSSISNCRSEENLLQDLRFLYESLLHLQNMVGNGNEATRVLASGAAEKLLDCKHFVKDYLVENMSPMTNPSVTCLSCQVELIDDSEHAVNAPPELIILPPNATVSDLKLQTSKAFQDVYLMFRRFQAEELVGYANVDDTKLVKLLLGSAKSVRVRGRCPGKNGLSRFRMERGVERWTVDCSCGAKDDDGERMLACDVCGVWQHTRCSGINDSGSVPAMFVCQRCRSSNRNSKAGGHCKDETVTDVGSSSCFGNCLTTPFDVR; from the exons ATGGTCGTGACAGGTAGGCCCCTGAAGCGGATGAAGAGGCGCGTGACCGCTGATCTCCACGATTTCCTGAcgtttccttcttcttcatcgtcatctTCGTCGTCCGTAGATTGCACGGACGGTTTATCCGGCGGGCCGTTCCGGACTCGCGTGAGGGAGTTCCTTGCAAGGAACGCGCTGCTCCCGCCTCCGTCGTCGCTGTTTCCCCACCTGATGACGTGGCAGATGCTGTTCCGGGTGGGGGATCAGACCGATGGCCCAGATTCGCTACCGTCGGTGGTTTGCCTCGACGTAGTCGAAGAGGACGTGACCAGATCTAGATCCCTATACTGCGACCAGTGCCGAGTTGTTG GCTGGAGTGGCCATCCTGTATGTGCGAAgcgttttcattttattataaaggcTGATGGTAGCTCCATTGGTGGGTATCACAAGCCATGCATGTGCTGTGGAGATGTCTTGCACTTGTCAGAATCCAA GTGCAAATCATGCAACCATGTGACGAGTACAGATGACGTGGAAGATTGGGTGTTTAACCAGTTAGAGAACACAACTCATCTTCTGCATGGTGTTGTCCATTCAAATGGTTATGGCCACCTTCTTAGAGTTAATGGTAGGGAAGGAGGATCAAGGGTTCTTTCTGGATGTCATATCATGGACTTCTGGGATCGCCTTTGCAAACTGCTTGGGGTCAG AAAAGTGAGTGTGATGGACGTGTCAAAGAAGTATGGGTTAGAGTACCGGCTGCTTCATGCCATCACCAAAGGCGGTCCTTGGTACGGTGAGTGGGGTTATGAATTTGGGGCTGGTAGCTTTGCTCTCACTTTTGATGCGTATAAAATGGCTGTTGAGTCCCTCTCCAGCCTGCCATTATCCATCTTTCTCTCCCAAGGACAGGAACTCTGCACTCGCCTGCAGGACATGATCTCACATTACCAGTCCTTTGCAAAATGTAAACTTGTTAATATAAGAGATCTCTTCTGTTTTTTGATGCGTATGATCCATGATGCCCACAAGTCTTCATCCGGGGTGGATGATATCTCTTGCAAGAAGAGTCGAGCTTGCACTTCTGCAGTCTTGTGGTCGTTTACTGGGAGTGACATTGAGCGAGTGGAAGAAGCCATGTTCAGAGTCCTTCGCGCGGTTTCTGGTTCTAATTGGGTTAGTTGTCGTGCTCTTAGAGGTGCTATTTGCAAGGTGGGGCCCCCAGAGCTCCTTGATTATTGCCTTGGGAAACTTGGAGGGAAATTTGCAGCAGATGGGATAGTTGTTAAAGCCCGATGTAATCCTGAATCAGGTGCCCTTGAATACAG GCTCGAGCCTGTGTGCGATTCCATGGGTGAAATGACTGGCTGCAATGATTCTTCCATCTCTAATTGTCGATCCGAAGAGAACCTTCTGCAGGATCTCAGATTCCTGTATGAATCCTTGCTCCATCTCCAAAATATGGTAGGAAATGGAAACGAGGCAACAAGGGTCCTCGCTAGTGGTGCGGCTGAGAAGCTTCTTGACTGCAAGCACTTTGTGAAAGACTACTTGGTTGAAAATATGTCACCGATGACAAACCCATCGGTAACGTGCCTGTCATGTCAGGTGGAGCTCATAGATGACTCTGAGCATGCTGTAAACGCACCACCTGAATTGATTATCCTGCCTCCAAATGCCACTGTGTCAGACCTCAAGCTCCAAACATCGAAAGCTTTTCAAGATGTATATCTGATGTTCAGAAGATTTCAGGCCGAAGAGTTGGTTGGTTATGCCAATGTGGATGATACGAAGCTGGTCAAGCTCTTGTTAGGGTCAGCCAAATCAGTTCGAGTGCGAGGGAGATGCCCGGGGAAAAATGGACTGAGTAGGTTTAGAATGGAGAGGGGGGTTGAGCGGTGGACGGTGGATTGTAGCTGTGGGGCCAAGGATGATGATGGGGAGAGAATGTTGGCTTGCGATGTTTGTGGCGTGTGGCAACACACCAGGTGCTCCGGTATTAATGACTCTGGCTCGGTTCCTGCAATGTTTGTCTGTCAAAGATGCAGGAGTTCCAACAGAAATAGCAAAGCCGGTGGACACTGCAAGGATGAGACAGTTACCGATGTTGGTAGTAGCAGCTGCTTTGGAAATTGCTTGACAACGCCTTTTGATGTTCGCTGA